Genomic DNA from Candidatus Rokuibacteriota bacterium:
CTCGCGAGATCTGCCCCAGGTTCAGCTCGGGGACGACGAAGGCCCGGACTCGCTCGGCGAGCTTCTCCACGCATTCCCCGGGGAAGGGCCAGAGGGTGATCGGGCGGAGCAGGCCGGCTGGGATCCCGTGCTCCCGGGCGAGCGCTACGGCCCGGCGCGCTGATCGGGCGGTGGAGCCGTAGGCGATGACCACGACGCGGGCATCCTCCAGGCGATACTCCTCATACTCCACGATCTGCCATGCGTTGCGCCGCACCTTGTCCACGAGCCGTCGGACGAGCCGGCCGTGGGCGCGGCCGGTGATGACCGGGTACCCCAGTTCATCGTGGGTGAGGCCCGTGAAATGGACGCGGTACCCTTCCCCCGCATGGACCATGGGCGGCACGAGGTCCTCATCGGCCTCGAAGGGGCGGAACCCGTCCTTCCCCGGACCCTGCCGGGGACCCTTCCTCTCGACGTGTCGAATCGCTTCCGGTGGCGGAATGGTCACTCGTTCGGTCATATGGGCGACCACCTCATCCGCCATGAGGAGGACGGGGATCCTGAAGCGATCTGCGGTGTCGAAGGCCTTCACCGTGAGGTCGAAGCACTCCTGGGGCGAGGCGGGGCAATACGCGACGATCTCATAGTCGCCGTGGGATCCCCAGCGCGCCTGCATGACGTCTGCCTGCCCCACCAGAGTGGGCAGTCCGGTGGAAGGCCCGCCCCGCTGGACGTTCACCACCACGCA
This window encodes:
- a CDS encoding 2-oxoacid:acceptor oxidoreductase subunit alpha; this translates as MKPGPAVLTGQHFLLGDNAVAEGALAAGCRFFAGYPITPSTEIAERLAHRLPEVGGIFVQMEDELASMAAIVGATVAGARAMTATSGPGFSLMMENLGLAVMMEVPCVVVNVQRGGPSTGLPTLVGQADVMQARWGSHGDYEIVAYCPASPQECFDLTVKAFDTADRFRIPVLLMADEVVAHMTERVTIPPPEAIRHVERKGPRQGPGKDGFRPFEADEDLVPPMVHAGEGYRVHFTGLTHDELGYPVITGRAHGRLVRRLVDKVRRNAWQIVEYEEYRLEDARVVVIAYGSTARSARRAVALAREHGIPAGLLRPITLWPFPGECVEKLAERVRAFVVPELNLGQISREVERFTRLPVVGVNHAGGAMMAPEPILEAIRELAR